The following coding sequences are from one SAR86 cluster bacterium window:
- the rnc gene encoding ribonuclease III encodes MINSLENLEKKLGYAFDKKDLLKKALTHISKSNENNETLEFLGDAVINLSISDLIIKNFPNVDEGILSLMRSKLVSRDTLNKIGKEIKLNEFIICGESFKNQALPENILGNALEAIFGAIYQEKGFETSKKIVANLFTKKIELIIPEDLKNTKNILQEYCQKNGLGLPSYNQILKIEKKDSFSVVCKMNEDLYSIGYGKKLKLAEQDAALKLINQIGILDE; translated from the coding sequence ATGATAAATTCATTAGAAAATCTTGAAAAAAAATTAGGTTATGCATTTGATAAGAAAGATTTATTAAAAAAGGCACTGACTCATATAAGTAAATCAAATGAAAATAATGAAACTTTAGAGTTTTTAGGCGACGCTGTTATTAATTTAAGTATTTCTGATTTGATAATAAAAAATTTTCCAAATGTTGATGAGGGAATTTTAAGTTTAATGCGATCAAAGTTAGTAAGCAGAGACACTTTGAATAAGATTGGTAAAGAAATTAAGTTAAATGAATTTATAATCTGCGGGGAATCCTTCAAAAATCAAGCCCTTCCAGAAAATATTCTTGGAAATGCTCTAGAAGCTATTTTTGGAGCAATTTATCAAGAAAAAGGTTTCGAGACATCAAAAAAAATTGTTGCAAATTTATTTACCAAAAAAATTGAATTAATAATTCCTGAGGATTTAAAAAATACTAAAAATATCCTACAAGAATATTGCCAAAAAAATGGATTAGGATTGCCCTCTTATAATCAGATCTTGAAAATTGAAAAAAAAGATTCTTTCTCAGTTGTTTGTAAGATGAATGAAGACTTATATTCTATAGGTTATGGAAAAAAACTTAAATTAGCTGAACAAGATGCTGCTTTAAAGCTCATAAACCAAATCGGTATTTTAGATGAATAA
- the lepB gene encoding signal peptidase I has translation MNYFSILYFVIFLSVLLLGIWIYSEKNLKGKYNKLINYLSFPLALLGLYSVFRLNIDFSYVLVSLIIASLFLWILGRSISLKKLAKESRSFFIILSLITIFRSFIFEPFQIPSESMIPGLEIGDFVLVNKYEYGLKNPIGNQTLISNKSPDRGDVIVFTPPHTKCNSKIIKSYPKDSLQTISRDIEKSWGELKKSCSSLGLKYVKRVIGIPGDVLEIKGKDFLINGIKVVKSILNSNSRETFYEESFGKENYLIRQSKLRELSFYQSWKVPEGFYFVMGDNRDNSLDSRSWGLVPENNITGKAQLIWLSWSSYGSFPSFGRNKIIK, from the coding sequence ATGAACTATTTTTCAATTCTATACTTTGTTATTTTTCTTTCGGTTTTACTTTTAGGTATATGGATTTATTCAGAAAAGAACTTGAAAGGAAAATACAATAAATTAATTAATTATCTTTCATTCCCTTTAGCCCTTTTGGGTTTATATTCGGTATTTAGACTCAATATAGATTTTAGTTACGTTCTTGTAAGTCTAATTATCGCATCTTTGTTTTTATGGATTTTGGGGAGAAGTATTTCGCTTAAGAAACTTGCCAAAGAATCGAGATCTTTTTTCATAATTCTTAGTTTAATTACTATTTTTAGATCATTTATCTTTGAGCCTTTCCAAATTCCTTCCGAATCGATGATTCCAGGTTTAGAGATAGGAGATTTTGTTTTGGTAAATAAGTATGAATACGGTTTAAAAAATCCAATTGGGAATCAAACTTTAATTTCAAACAAATCACCTGACAGAGGTGATGTTATTGTTTTTACTCCTCCTCATACAAAATGTAATTCCAAAATAATTAAATCTTATCCAAAAGATAGTTTACAAACTATTTCTAGAGACATTGAAAAATCTTGGGGAGAATTAAAGAAAAGTTGCTCAAGTCTTGGACTAAAGTATGTCAAAAGAGTAATTGGAATTCCTGGCGACGTTTTAGAAATCAAAGGAAAAGATTTTCTAATTAATGGAATAAAAGTAGTAAAGAGTATTTTAAATTCAAATTCGAGAGAAACGTTTTATGAAGAAAGTTTTGGAAAAGAAAACTACTTGATAAGACAGTCAAAACTTAGAGAATTATCTTTTTATCAAAGTTGGAAGGTCCCTGAAGGCTTCTATTTTGTCATGGGGGACAATAGAGACAATAGCTTAGACAGCAGAAGCTGGGGATTAGTCCCGGAAAACAACATTACAGGTAAAGCACAGCTTATTTGGCTAAGTTGGAGTTCTTATGGAAGTTTTCCAAGTTTTGGCAGAAACAAGATCATCAAATGA
- the adk gene encoding adenylate kinase: MKIILLGPPGAGKGTQAEVISKKLEIPHISTGDILRESIKNKTYLGERAKKIMDAGELVSDEIILGVIQERISQADCSDGYLFDGFPRTIGQADGLINMGIDVDLVIEIALLDKIIISRMSGRRIHLASGRSYHVEFNPPKVDGKDDLTGEDLIQRDDDKPETVLARIEVYKNQTDPLIDYYQNLEDSTNLRYLKIDGSDSPDAVSKEILKNIENF; this comes from the coding sequence ATGAAGATTATTTTACTTGGTCCTCCAGGAGCTGGGAAAGGAACTCAAGCAGAAGTGATATCTAAAAAGTTAGAAATTCCACACATTTCTACAGGAGATATTTTGCGAGAATCCATTAAGAATAAAACTTATCTAGGAGAGAGAGCAAAAAAAATTATGGATGCGGGTGAGTTAGTATCAGATGAGATTATATTAGGAGTTATCCAAGAAAGAATCTCTCAGGCGGACTGTTCAGATGGGTATTTATTTGATGGATTTCCTAGAACTATAGGCCAGGCAGATGGCCTGATTAATATGGGAATTGATGTAGATTTAGTGATAGAGATAGCTTTGCTGGATAAAATCATAATATCAAGAATGTCAGGCAGAAGAATTCATTTAGCTTCTGGTAGAAGTTATCATGTAGAGTTTAATCCCCCAAAAGTAGACGGAAAAGACGATCTAACAGGCGAAGACCTTATTCAAAGGGATGACGATAAGCCCGAAACTGTCTTAGCGAGGATTGAAGTTTATAAAAATCAAACTGATCCTTTAATAGATTATTACCAGAATTTAGAAGACTCGACTAATTTACGTTACTTAAAAATAGATGGATCAGATTCTCCCGACGCTGTAAGCAAAGAAATCCTAAAGAATATTGAAAACTTTTAA
- the acpS gene encoding holo-ACP synthase, whose amino-acid sequence MQVKNGIDLIEISRLQKSLDTFGDRFLNRVYDPSEISLFLKKSPLAQAPFLAKNFAAKEAVSKVLGTGFSKGIRPKDIVIHRRYGGPKVELKGKAAKHAKEIGLEQISLSLTDTKSNAAAVATGIFN is encoded by the coding sequence ATGCAAGTTAAAAACGGAATAGACTTAATTGAAATCAGTAGGCTGCAAAAGTCTCTTGATACCTTTGGCGATCGATTTCTTAATAGGGTCTATGACCCATCTGAAATAAGTCTTTTTTTAAAAAAGAGCCCACTTGCACAAGCACCTTTTTTAGCTAAAAATTTTGCTGCAAAAGAAGCTGTATCAAAAGTCCTAGGAACAGGTTTTTCCAAAGGAATTAGACCAAAAGACATAGTTATTCATAGAAGGTATGGAGGCCCAAAAGTTGAGCTAAAAGGGAAAGCTGCCAAACACGCAAAAGAAATTGGTTTGGAGCAAATTAGCCTCAGTTTAACTGATACTAAAAGTAATGCTGCTGCTGTAGCTACAGGTATATTCAATTAA
- a CDS encoding DegQ family serine endoprotease: MKKTFYFILFLFSSSFLFGNLDNQYLPNIAELVDETSAAVVNVSVTKTIKSQGRHSPFPGAPRGFPFDDFFNSPFEEPREQRERKVSSGGSGFIISNDGYILTNHHVVAEATEIVVSLTDRREFKAQLIGSDEKSDVALLKVDTDEDLPFLILGDSDQIRVGDWVVAIGSPYRLNFSVTAGIVSAKSRSIADQGTSYIPFIQSDVAINPGNSGGPLFNLKGEVIGINAMIYSSGGGYMGISFTIPINYASEIVDQLKTEGIVSRGWLGVSVQEVTKDLADSFKLGTPRGALIGSVLKGSPAEKSGLKNGDVILSFNGQNIVYSGDLPLIVGRIKPETSVNAVIFRSGIEKKIRVKVGVLEEATKNKVIPASINKNDDMLGLKLSSLENFSKEKKEQLQVENGIFVEEVLDGPAKEAGIRKGDVITTMAFQEVFNLADYRSIVENLNPGASLAVRIVRNGNGSFITIKLKK, translated from the coding sequence ATGAAAAAAACTTTTTATTTTATTTTATTTCTTTTCTCAAGCAGCTTTCTTTTCGGTAATTTAGATAATCAGTATCTTCCCAATATTGCCGAGTTAGTAGACGAAACCTCTGCGGCAGTGGTAAATGTAAGTGTTACTAAAACTATTAAATCTCAAGGAAGGCATAGTCCGTTCCCTGGCGCACCTAGAGGTTTTCCCTTTGATGATTTTTTTAACTCTCCCTTTGAAGAGCCTAGAGAACAAAGAGAGAGAAAGGTAAGCTCCGGAGGTTCAGGTTTTATAATTTCTAATGATGGTTATATCCTCACCAATCATCACGTAGTTGCAGAAGCAACTGAAATTGTTGTGAGCTTAACTGACAGAAGGGAATTTAAAGCTCAGCTGATTGGTAGTGACGAAAAATCTGATGTTGCTTTGTTAAAGGTTGATACTGATGAAGACCTCCCTTTTTTAATTTTAGGGGACTCGGATCAAATAAGAGTAGGTGATTGGGTGGTAGCTATAGGCTCCCCCTACAGGCTAAATTTTTCAGTAACGGCTGGCATAGTAAGTGCAAAATCTAGAAGCATTGCAGATCAAGGAACCTCTTATATACCTTTTATTCAATCCGACGTTGCGATTAATCCCGGTAACTCAGGAGGGCCTTTATTTAACTTGAAAGGGGAAGTGATAGGTATAAATGCCATGATTTATTCAAGCGGAGGAGGTTATATGGGAATTTCTTTTACAATTCCTATTAATTACGCATCGGAAATAGTAGACCAGTTAAAAACGGAAGGAATTGTATCAAGAGGGTGGCTTGGAGTAAGTGTGCAAGAAGTCACAAAAGACCTTGCTGATTCATTTAAATTAGGAACCCCACGAGGAGCTTTAATTGGGAGCGTTTTGAAAGGAAGCCCAGCTGAAAAATCGGGATTAAAAAACGGCGATGTTATTTTAAGCTTCAATGGTCAAAACATAGTTTACTCAGGCGATCTCCCATTGATTGTAGGAAGAATAAAACCCGAAACCTCAGTGAATGCGGTAATTTTCAGGTCTGGCATAGAAAAAAAAATAAGAGTTAAAGTAGGTGTCTTAGAAGAGGCTACTAAAAATAAAGTAATTCCAGCTTCAATAAATAAAAATGACGATATGCTGGGATTAAAGCTTTCGTCTTTGGAAAATTTCTCGAAGGAAAAAAAGGAACAACTTCAAGTTGAAAACGGAATCTTCGTTGAAGAAGTTCTTGACGGACCTGCAAAAGAAGCGGGAATCCGAAAGGGAGATGTTATCACCACAATGGCTTTTCAAGAGGTATTTAACTTAGCTGATTATAGGTCTATTGTCGAAAACTTGAATCCTGGGGCTAGCCTTGCGGTTAGAATCGTTAGAAACGGAAATGGTTCTTTTATAACGATAAAACTAAAAAAATAA
- a CDS encoding undecaprenyl-diphosphate phosphatase — MSFSELFFLSLIQGITEFLPISSSAHLILFTEYFGSSKQSITVDVFAHFGTLIAVLIYFRKDLEVIFRTYQVKELNGLGNCLIIATLPILIIGFFLRDFVEIYLRNQNVIIFSTIFFGVLLLLFDFLKKDRELNELNWKDSLIIGCFQIFALLPGASRSAVTIMGAFYLGFKNTTALKISFLLAIPTLCFIFIGENLAINFQYEIGLTNLILTSLTSFLTAFFTIHFFLKLVDKIGFLPFVFYRILLGLLLFFI; from the coding sequence ATGAGTTTTTCTGAACTTTTTTTCCTTTCACTTATACAAGGAATTACTGAGTTTCTACCAATATCAAGTTCAGCACATTTAATTTTATTTACAGAGTATTTTGGAAGCTCAAAGCAAAGCATTACAGTAGATGTCTTTGCTCATTTTGGAACTCTTATAGCAGTTCTAATTTATTTTCGTAAAGATTTAGAGGTCATTTTCAGGACCTATCAGGTCAAAGAACTCAACGGTCTTGGAAATTGTCTAATCATCGCCACTTTACCAATTTTAATAATCGGTTTTTTTCTTAGAGATTTTGTTGAAATTTATTTAAGAAATCAAAATGTAATTATTTTTTCTACGATCTTTTTTGGCGTTTTGTTGCTTCTGTTTGATTTTTTAAAAAAAGATCGAGAATTAAATGAATTAAATTGGAAGGATTCCTTAATTATTGGGTGTTTTCAGATATTTGCTTTACTTCCCGGTGCCTCAAGATCGGCAGTAACAATAATGGGGGCATTTTATTTAGGGTTTAAAAATACGACCGCCTTAAAAATTAGCTTTTTATTAGCAATTCCTACTTTATGCTTTATCTTCATTGGCGAAAATCTTGCGATAAATTTTCAATATGAAATAGGTTTGACCAATTTAATATTGACTTCCTTAACATCTTTTTTAACAGCTTTTTTTACGATTCATTTCTTTCTAAAATTGGTTGATAAAATTGGCTTCTTACCTTTTGTGTTTTATAGGATTTTGCTAGGTTTATTATTATTTTTTATCTAG
- the lepA gene encoding translation elongation factor 4, whose translation MKDASLANTRNFSIIAHIDHGKSTLADRIIEFCGGLSNREMQNQVLDSLEIERERGITVKAQSVSLKFRKDEAEFNLNLIDTPGHVDFAYEVSRSLAACDGAILLIDASQGVEAQTLSTCYNAIEQGLTILPVLNKIDLPQADPERVKKEIEEIIGIDASNAPCISAKNGEGIEELLNIIVEEIPSPQGNIDSPLEALIIDSWFDQYLGVVSLVKVMNGKLMQGEKIKLNSTGNTHLAERLGFFTPKRQEIVELSAGDVGFICAGVRDIRGAPVGDTLTHQNHTASLPGFKPVKPQVFAALYPLDSSEFELFRESLERLSLNDAALSYQPEQSSALGSGFRCGFLGTLHMEIVIERLQGEHGIELLATAPTVAYQILDSSNNLLEIENPSKYPEPNHINEVKEPIAKATILVPENFIGNVISLCEEKRGAQKSLRYVGGQIELIYEMPMNEIVLDFFDRLKSCSKGYASLDYDFVRFDLSDMVKVDILLNGEKVDALNFMVHRSKADQKGRELAKSLREVIPRQMYDIAIQAAIGGKILARETVKAFRKDVTAKLYGGDVTRKMKLLEKQKKGKKKMRQIGKVEVPQEAFLSILKVSK comes from the coding sequence ATGAAGGATGCTTCCCTAGCAAATACAAGAAATTTTTCTATCATTGCCCACATAGACCATGGTAAATCTACCCTTGCTGATCGAATCATAGAGTTTTGTGGCGGTCTGAGTAATAGAGAAATGCAAAATCAAGTTTTAGATTCTCTTGAGATTGAGAGGGAAAGAGGCATTACCGTTAAAGCCCAATCTGTTTCATTAAAATTTAGGAAAGACGAAGCAGAATTTAATCTGAATTTGATAGATACACCAGGTCATGTAGATTTCGCCTATGAAGTTTCTCGATCACTAGCTGCGTGCGATGGAGCGATATTATTAATTGATGCTTCTCAAGGAGTCGAAGCACAAACTCTATCAACTTGTTACAACGCCATTGAGCAAGGATTAACTATTTTGCCAGTTTTGAACAAAATAGATCTACCTCAAGCGGACCCAGAGAGAGTAAAAAAGGAAATTGAAGAAATAATTGGCATAGATGCTTCAAATGCTCCTTGCATTAGTGCAAAAAATGGAGAGGGCATTGAAGAATTATTAAATATCATTGTTGAAGAAATACCTTCGCCTCAAGGAAACATCGATTCTCCTTTAGAAGCTTTGATAATAGATTCTTGGTTTGATCAATATCTAGGTGTTGTCTCGCTTGTGAAAGTTATGAACGGAAAATTAATGCAAGGCGAGAAAATAAAACTTAATTCTACTGGAAATACTCATTTAGCAGAAAGACTTGGATTTTTTACTCCCAAAAGACAAGAAATAGTTGAGTTAAGCGCTGGGGATGTTGGTTTCATATGTGCTGGAGTAAGAGATATTAGGGGCGCACCGGTAGGCGATACGCTTACGCATCAAAACCATACCGCTTCTTTACCAGGATTTAAACCAGTTAAGCCTCAAGTTTTTGCTGCTTTGTATCCTCTTGATTCTTCTGAATTTGAATTGTTTAGAGAGTCACTTGAAAGGCTTTCGCTGAATGACGCAGCATTAAGTTATCAGCCAGAACAGTCGTCTGCACTTGGATCAGGCTTTAGATGCGGGTTTTTGGGAACGCTTCATATGGAAATTGTCATCGAACGTCTGCAAGGCGAACATGGAATTGAACTATTGGCTACAGCTCCTACAGTGGCTTATCAAATCTTAGATTCGTCAAATAATTTATTAGAGATTGAGAATCCAAGTAAGTATCCAGAGCCAAACCATATTAACGAAGTAAAAGAACCAATAGCTAAAGCCACAATTTTAGTTCCAGAAAATTTCATAGGAAATGTAATTTCATTGTGTGAAGAAAAAAGGGGTGCTCAAAAATCTTTGAGGTATGTTGGAGGTCAAATAGAGCTTATTTATGAGATGCCAATGAACGAGATAGTTCTTGATTTTTTTGACCGTTTAAAATCTTGTAGTAAAGGCTACGCTTCTCTAGATTACGATTTTGTCAGATTTGATCTAAGTGACATGGTAAAAGTCGACATACTATTGAATGGAGAAAAAGTAGATGCACTCAATTTTATGGTGCATCGCTCCAAAGCAGATCAAAAAGGAAGAGAACTCGCAAAATCTCTAAGAGAAGTTATTCCAAGACAAATGTATGACATTGCCATTCAAGCAGCGATCGGAGGAAAAATTTTAGCCCGAGAAACCGTTAAAGCCTTCAGGAAAGACGTAACCGCAAAATTGTATGGCGGAGATGTTACAAGAAAGATGAAGCTTCTAGAAAAACAAAAAAAAGGAAAGAAAAAAATGAGGCAGATTGGAAAGGTTGAAGTTCCACAAGAGGCTTTTTTGTCGATTCTTAAAGTATCTAAATGA
- the tsaB gene encoding tRNA (adenosine(37)-N6)-threonylcarbamoyltransferase complex dimerization subunit type 1 TsaB: MKTFNNILAIETSGPICSIALRSEKRIESACSENENEHGLVILNFIEKLLKKSGLKKNDLDLIAISNGPGSFTGLRVANSVAQALAFANDIPLLPISSLAVLANQASIKLKKNRIFVIVNAHMKELYVADYFCKKDVIDVLKKEAIIKVDDLSDSIEKNNYEICYVGNGVSFLKKIVKDFQISEVIHSDASSMFNLIDKAIKDKLYSSAEKISPNYLSGEDHWKKVD; this comes from the coding sequence TTGAAAACTTTTAACAATATTTTAGCCATTGAAACCTCTGGACCCATTTGCTCCATAGCTTTAAGGTCTGAAAAAAGGATTGAATCAGCTTGTTCAGAAAATGAAAATGAGCATGGTCTCGTCATTCTAAATTTTATAGAAAAACTTTTAAAAAAATCAGGATTAAAAAAAAATGATTTAGATTTAATAGCAATTAGTAATGGTCCAGGATCTTTTACAGGGCTAAGGGTCGCTAATTCTGTTGCTCAGGCATTAGCTTTTGCTAATGACATTCCACTATTACCAATTTCTAGTTTGGCAGTTTTAGCCAATCAAGCCAGTATTAAATTGAAAAAAAATAGAATTTTTGTGATCGTGAATGCTCATATGAAAGAGTTATACGTTGCAGACTATTTTTGTAAAAAAGATGTAATAGATGTATTGAAAAAAGAAGCTATCATAAAAGTAGATGATCTTTCTGATAGTATAGAAAAAAATAATTATGAAATTTGTTACGTTGGAAACGGAGTTTCATTTTTAAAAAAAATAGTAAAAGATTTTCAAATTTCAGAAGTTATTCATTCGGATGCTTCTTCAATGTTTAACCTCATTGATAAAGCAATAAAAGATAAATTGTATTCTTCTGCAGAAAAAATTAGTCCAAATTATCTATCCGGCGAAGATCATTGGAAGAAGGTAGATTAA
- a CDS encoding sigma-E factor negative regulatory protein yields MSEIFEHKLSLLMDGEITPFETKRLVDEMHSNANFKSLWLRMNKHRAAMHGELLDPNLDLSQNIMSQINNLPSSETNNINKWPNLNLFSLNYMKVCCYLIGFFFILSLPLLNISSPSNQISSTPKNFLPLNESLLVDLGSNFNGSLKDYRITSASSMEANYLMPGNDELVKLKVFFDNIPEKDWLGTINQGVTVHTRSGSRPLILNLTSDNLPNQKLITISNSFHNKK; encoded by the coding sequence ATGAGCGAAATCTTTGAACATAAACTATCTTTGTTAATGGATGGTGAAATTACACCTTTTGAAACCAAGAGGCTGGTTGATGAGATGCATTCTAATGCAAATTTTAAAAGCCTTTGGCTTAGGATGAACAAGCATAGGGCTGCCATGCATGGCGAACTTCTTGATCCGAATCTAGATCTCTCACAAAATATAATGTCTCAAATTAATAACCTCCCTTCCTCAGAAACAAACAACATCAATAAATGGCCAAATTTAAACCTCTTTTCACTTAACTATATGAAGGTGTGTTGTTATCTAATAGGTTTTTTCTTTATTTTATCTCTTCCTCTGCTCAACATTTCTTCTCCTTCAAATCAAATTTCTTCCACTCCCAAAAATTTCTTACCTTTAAACGAATCTCTTTTAGTCGACCTAGGCTCAAATTTTAATGGTAGCTTAAAAGACTACAGAATTACGTCTGCATCAAGCATGGAAGCAAATTATTTAATGCCAGGAAATGACGAATTAGTTAAATTAAAAGTTTTTTTCGACAATATTCCTGAAAAAGACTGGCTCGGAACAATTAATCAAGGAGTAACAGTCCACACTAGATCAGGATCAAGACCTTTAATCTTAAATCTTACCAGTGACAACCTTCCCAACCAAAAACTCATAACAATCTCAAATAGCTTCCACAATAAAAAATAA
- the recO gene encoding DNA repair protein RecO, translating into MKNPRLSSKAVLLHSTNFRESSLIVTFFSQDFGLIKLVAKGAKLKNSKFSNIKVPGATFKIEFGGRSELKNLYTCETIGSLIIKESNFKIYLYLNELILKTLELEAPMKLIFDDLINLFKELETVKDPLEKELKLRRFEYGLIVELGYEFSLMDDNIGRKIEGSKFYEFVPNRGFQETYKKGNNTCSGITIINFNNGIIENDQAKQYLKYIMKSSLDSISNKPLNSSKFFKLKKDAS; encoded by the coding sequence TTGAAAAATCCTCGTCTTTCTTCTAAAGCAGTACTTTTGCACTCAACTAATTTTAGAGAATCTAGTTTAATTGTTACCTTTTTTTCTCAAGATTTTGGCCTTATAAAATTGGTTGCTAAGGGCGCAAAATTAAAAAATAGCAAGTTTTCTAACATAAAAGTCCCAGGTGCAACTTTTAAGATAGAGTTTGGAGGAAGAAGCGAATTAAAAAATCTCTACACATGCGAAACTATCGGTTCACTAATAATTAAAGAATCGAACTTCAAAATTTATTTATATTTGAATGAGCTGATATTAAAAACTTTAGAACTCGAAGCGCCTATGAAACTGATTTTTGACGATTTAATTAATTTATTCAAAGAATTAGAAACCGTTAAAGATCCTTTGGAGAAAGAGTTAAAACTCAGAAGATTTGAATACGGTTTAATCGTAGAGCTTGGTTACGAATTTAGTTTAATGGATGACAACATAGGAAGAAAAATTGAAGGATCTAAATTTTATGAATTTGTCCCAAATAGAGGGTTTCAAGAAACATACAAAAAGGGAAATAATACGTGTTCAGGAATTACCATAATTAATTTTAATAACGGAATTATTGAAAATGATCAGGCAAAACAATATTTAAAATATATAATGAAATCCTCGTTAGATAGCATATCGAATAAACCTTTAAATTCTTCTAAATTTTTTAAATTAAAAAAAGATGCAAGTTAA
- a CDS encoding glutathione S-transferase family protein: MVKLFETDIKTKEVIKWKGLHVLHFQGSSCSQKLRIFLKEKNISWESHHINLVKGDNFSDWFLGINPRGVVPVLIDEGEVHIESNDIIKYLDEKFPTNSLWPKEQKEKIEKFLTEENEIHLDLRNLTMKFVAPTFLMKKKEKDIENFKKASSLIENKRDLGKDVQVNYHEKFIKNNGVLSESVTSSIEVFKNKLKAIENELVKNKYIICDELTIVDIAWFIYLRRLETMGFRFEMEYPNLNKWFMKLKKNKNFYNETLLPLPLTIISSIYKFYLSFTGESLKKYLDKK; encoded by the coding sequence ATGGTCAAACTTTTCGAAACTGATATCAAGACAAAAGAAGTAATTAAATGGAAAGGACTTCATGTTTTACATTTTCAAGGCTCAAGTTGCTCTCAAAAACTAAGAATTTTTCTAAAAGAAAAAAATATATCTTGGGAAAGTCATCACATTAACTTAGTCAAAGGAGATAATTTTTCAGATTGGTTTTTAGGTATTAATCCCAGAGGAGTGGTACCGGTGCTTATTGACGAGGGAGAAGTTCATATTGAAAGTAATGACATCATAAAATATCTAGATGAGAAGTTTCCTACAAATTCTCTTTGGCCTAAAGAGCAAAAAGAAAAAATAGAAAAGTTTCTTACAGAAGAAAATGAAATACATCTTGATCTAAGAAACTTAACCATGAAATTTGTTGCGCCTACTTTCCTAATGAAGAAAAAAGAGAAAGACATAGAGAATTTTAAGAAAGCCTCAAGCCTCATTGAAAATAAAAGAGATCTTGGAAAGGATGTCCAAGTTAATTATCACGAAAAATTTATAAAAAATAATGGGGTTCTTTCTGAATCTGTCACCTCTTCTATTGAAGTGTTTAAGAACAAATTGAAAGCAATTGAAAATGAACTCGTCAAAAACAAATACATAATCTGCGACGAATTAACCATCGTAGATATAGCTTGGTTCATTTATCTTAGGAGACTAGAAACCATGGGTTTTCGATTTGAGATGGAGTATCCAAATCTAAATAAATGGTTCATGAAATTAAAAAAAAATAAAAATTTTTATAATGAAACACTACTTCCTCTTCCGCTTACAATAATTTCTTCAATTTATAAATTCTATTTAAGTTTTACTGGAGAAAGCTTGAAAAAATATCTAGATAAAAAATAA
- the era gene encoding GTPase Era, protein MNKKFGFVSLTGRTNVGKSTLLNSLFGKKIAITSRKPQTTRNRIIGIFSENNNQIVFLDTPGVHSGFKRALNKYMNRVARNCYEEVDLVIFVVDRGKWQKEEENILKNLKELNKPIFLVINKIDRLKSKNNLLPIMTDLNSKHDFEGIIPVSALRKDNITELLMRVFEKLPLGEFHYSISSEKEFSEAFFISEIIREKAINRLGDELPYRINVQIEKVEEGKNIRHIFANIFVESTSQKAILLGRKGSMIKAIGTSARKELEKEFTSKVNLQLRVKVKRNWTNDVNLLSKYGYN, encoded by the coding sequence ATGAATAAAAAATTTGGTTTTGTATCTTTGACCGGAAGAACTAATGTAGGAAAGTCAACATTATTAAATTCCCTCTTTGGTAAGAAAATTGCCATTACATCAAGAAAACCTCAAACCACAAGAAATAGAATAATAGGAATTTTTTCTGAAAATAATAACCAAATTGTTTTCCTCGATACGCCAGGTGTTCATTCGGGATTTAAAAGGGCTTTGAACAAATATATGAATAGAGTAGCAAGAAATTGTTACGAAGAAGTTGATTTAGTAATTTTCGTTGTTGATCGAGGAAAGTGGCAAAAAGAAGAAGAGAATATTTTAAAAAATCTTAAGGAGTTAAATAAACCTATCTTTTTAGTAATTAATAAAATTGATAGGCTCAAAAGTAAAAATAATCTATTACCTATCATGACTGATTTGAATTCAAAACATGATTTCGAAGGAATCATTCCAGTATCTGCTTTGAGAAAAGATAATATTACAGAACTGTTAATGAGGGTTTTTGAAAAATTACCTTTAGGAGAATTCCATTATTCAATTTCAAGTGAAAAAGAATTCAGTGAAGCTTTTTTCATTTCAGAAATCATTAGAGAAAAGGCAATTAATCGGTTAGGCGATGAATTACCCTATCGGATAAATGTTCAGATTGAAAAAGTAGAAGAAGGTAAAAATATTCGACATATTTTTGCAAATATCTTTGTAGAATCCACAAGTCAAAAAGCTATTTTGTTGGGGAGAAAGGGGTCTATGATTAAAGCGATAGGGACGTCTGCTAGAAAAGAATTGGAAAAAGAATTTACCTCTAAAGTAAATTTACAGTTAAGAGTAAAAGTAAAAAGAAATTGGACCAATGATGTTAATCTCCTTTCAAAATATGGATACAACTAA